The Pseudomonas sp. DG56-2 genome contains a region encoding:
- a CDS encoding YqfO family protein, which yields MYKLAFFVPPSHVEVVKAAVFAAGGGRIGDYDCCAWQVLGQGQFRPLDGSQPFIGQTGVVEQVEEWRVELVVADELIQSAVAALKHSHPYQTPAYEVWQLASF from the coding sequence GTGTACAAACTCGCCTTCTTCGTCCCGCCCAGCCATGTGGAAGTGGTCAAGGCCGCTGTGTTCGCCGCAGGTGGCGGACGCATCGGCGACTACGACTGCTGTGCCTGGCAGGTGCTGGGCCAGGGCCAGTTCCGCCCGTTGGACGGTAGCCAGCCGTTTATCGGGCAAACGGGCGTGGTTGAACAGGTCGAAGAGTGGCGGGTAGAACTGGTGGTGGCTGACGAGCTGATTCAGTCGGCGGTCGCTGCGCTCAAGCACAGTCACCCTTACCAGACACCGGCTTATGAGGTTTGGCAGCTCGCCAGTTTCTGA
- the purL gene encoding phosphoribosylformylglycinamidine synthase, giving the protein MLILRGAPALSAFRHGKLLEQLSQKVPAVSGLYAEFAHFAEVDGDLTADQQQVLARLLKYGPSVPVQEPSGRLFLVMPRFGTISPWSSKASDIAHNCGLENVRRLERGIAFYVSGQLSEADAVNVADILHDRMTQMVLSKLEEAAGLFSHAEPKPMTSVDILGGGRAALVQANTDLGLALAEDEIDYLVEAFQTLARNPNDIELMMFAQANSEHCRHKIFNASWDIDGQSQEKSLFGMIKNTYQMHSEGVLSAYKDNASVIVGNVAGRFFPNPETRQYGAVQEPVHILMKVETHNHPTAISPFSGASTGSGGEIRDEGATGRGAKPKAGLTGFTVSNLQIPGFEQPWEKAYGKPERIVTALDIMIDGPLGGAAFNNEFGRPALTGYFRTFEQSITTPHGEEVRGYHKPIMLAGGMGNIREDHVQKAEITVGAKLIVLGGPAMLIGLGGGAASSVATGASSADLDFASVQRENPEMERRCQEVIDRCWQLGEQNPIAFIHDVGAGGISNAFPELVNDGGRGGRFELRNVPNDEPGMAPHEIWSNESQERYVLAVDAADFERFQAICERERCPFAVVGEATEEPHLTVTDSHFGNSPVDMPLEVLLGKPPRMHRSVTREAEQGDDFDPSGLELNDSVERVLRHPAVASKSFLITIGDRTITGLVARDQMVGPWQVPVADVAVTATSFDVYTGEAMAMGERTPLALLDAPASGRMAIGETLTNMAASRIAKLSDIKLSANWMSAAGHPGEDARLYDTVKAVGMELCPELGLTIPVGKDSMSMKTKWSEEGAEKSVTSPLSLIVTGFAPVTDIRKTLTPQLRMDKGETDLILIDLGRGQNRMGASILAQTHGKLGSQAPDVDDAEDLKAFFAVIQGLNADGHLLAYHDRSDGGLMTTVLEMAFAGHCGLELELDTLTSKREKIAAILFNEELGAVIQVHQDATPDVLAQFSAAGLGEDCVAVIGQPINNGEVVINFAGEQLFQGDRRLLQRQWAETSYQIQRLRDNADCADQEFEGLLEEDNPGLSVKLGFDVNHDIAAPYIKKGIRPQVAVLREQGVNGQVEMAAAFDRAGFNAIDVHMSDILAGRIDLDAFKGLVACGGFSYGDVLGAGEGWAKSALFNNRARDAFQGFFERTDSFTLGVCNGCQMMSNLHELIPGTDLWPHFVRNRSEQFEARVAMVQVQESNSIFLQGMAGSRMPIAIAHGEGHAEFESEEALLEADLSGCVALRFVDNHGKVTETYPANPNGSPRGITGLTSRDGRVTIMMPHPERVFRAVQNSWRPDDWNEDAAWMRMFRNARVWVN; this is encoded by the coding sequence ATGTTGATCCTGCGCGGCGCTCCTGCCCTTTCTGCCTTTCGCCACGGTAAATTACTCGAGCAATTGAGTCAGAAAGTCCCCGCTGTTAGTGGTTTGTACGCTGAATTCGCTCATTTCGCCGAGGTTGACGGCGATCTGACTGCCGACCAACAGCAAGTGCTCGCGCGCTTGCTCAAGTACGGTCCGAGCGTACCGGTACAGGAGCCTAGTGGTCGCCTGTTCCTGGTAATGCCGCGATTCGGTACCATCTCGCCCTGGTCGAGCAAGGCCAGCGACATTGCCCACAACTGCGGCCTGGAAAATGTCCGGCGCCTGGAGCGCGGTATTGCCTTCTACGTCAGCGGCCAGCTGAGCGAAGCCGATGCTGTCAACGTAGCCGACATCCTGCACGATCGCATGACTCAAATGGTCCTGAGCAAGCTCGAAGAGGCCGCTGGTCTGTTCAGTCATGCCGAGCCCAAGCCGATGACCTCGGTGGATATCCTCGGCGGTGGTCGTGCTGCACTGGTACAGGCGAACACCGACCTGGGTCTGGCACTGGCAGAAGACGAGATCGACTACCTGGTCGAGGCCTTCCAGACGCTTGCGCGCAACCCGAATGACATCGAACTGATGATGTTCGCCCAGGCCAACTCCGAGCACTGCCGCCACAAGATTTTCAACGCCAGTTGGGATATCGACGGCCAGAGCCAGGAAAAAAGCCTGTTCGGCATGATCAAGAACACCTACCAGATGCACAGCGAAGGCGTGTTGTCCGCTTACAAGGACAACGCCTCGGTGATCGTCGGTAACGTCGCCGGCCGGTTCTTCCCGAACCCTGAAACCCGCCAATACGGCGCGGTGCAGGAACCGGTGCACATCCTGATGAAGGTCGAGACCCACAACCACCCGACCGCCATCTCGCCATTCTCCGGTGCTTCAACAGGTTCCGGCGGCGAAATTCGCGATGAAGGTGCCACAGGTCGCGGCGCCAAGCCAAAAGCAGGTCTCACCGGTTTCACCGTTTCCAACCTGCAGATCCCAGGCTTCGAACAGCCATGGGAGAAGGCCTACGGCAAGCCTGAGCGCATCGTTACCGCGCTGGACATCATGATTGATGGCCCGCTGGGTGGCGCGGCCTTCAACAACGAGTTCGGTCGTCCGGCTCTCACTGGCTACTTCCGTACTTTCGAGCAGTCGATCACCACACCTCATGGCGAAGAAGTGCGCGGCTACCACAAGCCGATCATGCTCGCCGGTGGTATGGGCAACATCCGCGAAGATCACGTCCAGAAGGCCGAAATCACCGTGGGCGCCAAGCTGATCGTCCTCGGTGGCCCGGCCATGCTGATCGGCCTGGGCGGTGGTGCGGCATCCTCCGTAGCCACTGGCGCCAGCTCTGCGGACCTGGATTTCGCTTCGGTACAGCGTGAAAACCCTGAAATGGAACGCCGCTGTCAGGAGGTCATCGACCGCTGCTGGCAGCTGGGTGAGCAGAACCCGATCGCTTTCATCCACGATGTGGGTGCGGGCGGTATTTCCAACGCCTTCCCTGAGCTGGTCAACGACGGTGGTCGTGGCGGTCGTTTCGAACTGCGTAACGTGCCTAACGACGAGCCGGGCATGGCCCCCCATGAAATCTGGAGCAACGAATCCCAGGAACGTTACGTCCTGGCAGTCGATGCTGCCGACTTCGAACGCTTCCAGGCCATCTGCGAGCGTGAGCGCTGCCCATTCGCCGTGGTCGGTGAAGCCACTGAAGAACCGCACCTGACCGTTACCGACAGCCACTTCGGCAACAGTCCAGTGGACATGCCGCTCGAAGTGCTGCTGGGCAAGCCACCGCGTATGCACCGTTCGGTTACCCGTGAAGCAGAGCAGGGTGACGACTTCGATCCGTCGGGCCTTGAGTTGAACGACTCGGTCGAACGCGTGTTGCGTCACCCGGCCGTGGCCAGCAAGAGCTTCCTGATCACCATTGGCGACCGGACCATTACCGGCCTGGTTGCCCGTGACCAGATGGTGGGTCCTTGGCAGGTTCCGGTGGCCGACGTTGCTGTCACCGCGACCAGCTTCGACGTCTACACCGGTGAAGCGATGGCGATGGGCGAGCGTACGCCGCTGGCACTGCTGGACGCTCCGGCCTCCGGGCGCATGGCTATCGGCGAAACGCTGACCAACATGGCCGCTTCGCGTATTGCCAAGCTTTCCGACATCAAACTGTCGGCCAACTGGATGTCCGCAGCTGGTCACCCAGGCGAAGACGCGCGTCTGTACGACACCGTCAAGGCTGTCGGTATGGAACTGTGCCCTGAGTTGGGCCTGACCATTCCGGTCGGCAAGGACTCCATGTCGATGAAGACCAAGTGGAGCGAAGAAGGTGCGGAGAAATCCGTCACCTCGCCGCTGTCGCTGATTGTCACCGGTTTTGCCCCGGTAACCGACATTCGCAAGACCCTGACCCCGCAACTGCGCATGGACAAGGGCGAAACCGACCTGATTCTGATCGACCTGGGTCGTGGTCAGAACCGCATGGGCGCCTCGATCCTGGCCCAGACTCACGGCAAGCTGGGTAGCCAGGCGCCGGACGTCGATGATGCCGAAGACCTCAAGGCGTTCTTTGCAGTGATTCAGGGCTTGAACGCGGATGGCCATTTGCTGGCCTATCACGACCGTTCCGACGGCGGCCTGATGACCACCGTGCTGGAAATGGCTTTCGCCGGTCATTGCGGCCTGGAGCTGGAACTGGACACCCTGACCAGCAAACGCGAAAAGATTGCCGCCATTCTGTTCAACGAAGAACTGGGTGCGGTCATCCAGGTGCATCAGGACGCTACCCCGGATGTACTGGCGCAGTTCAGCGCTGCCGGCCTGGGTGAAGACTGCGTCGCGGTTATCGGTCAGCCGATCAACAACGGTGAAGTGGTGATCAACTTCGCTGGCGAACAGTTGTTCCAGGGCGACCGTCGTCTCCTGCAGCGCCAGTGGGCCGAGACCAGCTACCAGATCCAGCGCCTGCGTGACAACGCCGACTGCGCCGATCAAGAGTTCGAAGGTCTGCTCGAAGAAGACAATCCGGGCCTGAGCGTCAAGCTCGGCTTCGACGTCAACCACGACATCGCTGCGCCTTACATCAAGAAGGGTATTCGTCCTCAGGTGGCGGTGCTGCGCGAGCAGGGCGTCAACGGTCAGGTCGAGATGGCTGCGGCTTTCGATCGTGCCGGGTTCAACGCAATCGATGTGCACATGAGCGATATTCTCGCCGGTCGCATTGACCTGGACGCGTTCAAAGGCCTGGTGGCTTGCGGTGGCTTTTCCTATGGTGACGTGCTCGGCGCCGGCGAAGGCTGGGCCAAGTCGGCGCTGTTCAACAACCGTGCGCGTGATGCCTTCCAGGGCTTCTTCGAGCGCACCGACAGCTTCACCCTCGGTGTGTGCAACGGTTGCCAGATGATGTCCAACTTGCACGAACTTATTCCTGGCACCGACCTGTGGCCGCATTTTGTGCGCAACCGCTCCGAACAGTTCGAAGCCCGCGTGGCCATGGTTCAGGTTCAGGAGTCGAACTCGATCTTCCTGCAAGGCATGGCCGGTTCGCGCATGCCGATCGCCATCGCTCACGGTGAAGGCCATGCCGAATTCGAAAGCGAAGAAGCGCTGCTGGAAGCGGATCTGTCCGGTTGCGTGGCACTGCGCTTTGTCGATAACCATGGCAAGGTTACTGAAACCTACCCTGCCAACCCGAACGGTTCGCCGCGTGGCATCACTGGCCTTACCAGCCGCGACGGTCGCGTTACCATCATGATGCCGCACCCAGAGCGGGTTTTCCGTGCCGTGCAGAACTCCTGGCGCCCGGATGACTGGAACGAAGACGCCGCTTGGATGCGCATGTTCCGCAACGCGCGGGTGTGGGTGAACTAA
- a CDS encoding hemagglutinin repeat-containing protein yields MMSEQTFERISPNYLRWIIALCLLTPYVSLAENGLQAAAGASGTALINNQHGVPVINIVAPNAGGLSHNQFLDYNVNTPGVVLNNAVQAGQSQLAGALAANPQFQGQAASTILNEVISRNASRIEGPQEIFGSRADYILANPNGITLNGGTFINTTRAGFLVGSPEVDGQSIKHFDTRNATGTLQVLRGGQSNLEGALDLIAPRVDNRGSLVARDDLNLTVGRNLVRSTDQQVIDHRAAPTSSVDASLFGAMQAGRIRILSTAEGAGVRMADTQLRARDGISIQSQGGLAISGTQNKRSVLNTEHGAVTLNAAENLSLSAVEVKGQQILAKAGSNLTLDTRMHQALSREHENREEKWWFVPTETYNREVTHTARKHLASQLQASENIDLQAGKDISLVAATVQAKGDLSVLAGSTLNIIAATDSQQVDEQIHHRKHLWRGDQDTRQYKENAKPSELSGQQISLVSAGPTQVLGSSLSSKGDTNIKAGTLEVAETTLNNSMHAKGYRGDLASGTFFGTNEQSDGNGQNASGSSIHAGGALTVAAQQVQIKGSKVNSLGDALVLSEKGLLTVDAAQSQTSLNQRASNSKLFGLIKEQREQQEQRKEVLTSDVASQSNLRLASADELRILGAKIDAGQQLQLQAKKDITVGTAEQSQSLSVRQQNKGFTASASQTQDAADGKPDSHQYNASVGYNVSTTESTRADKKQIASALTGAQVKINGQSDVNIKGSSISATAGDLQVDAQDINLVAAHDQQSQKTSTRDDGGGLSVSGGIDKLGSAFDGYHKQKDLEEHSSQAQRSSLQSNKDLRVATGTMVNEGAVVTAGQGLALNTGTLQNRAVDDTQTSSKTEQNWQASLGASVAYRGLTRPIENLIKGEEASRFQQASIEDALAPPAIGAELEFKHLNREEISQTTTAQVAQLNAGGIDIKSDTIEDTGTQYRAAQGPLSIQAQNHRFAAAQNSSANSVRRLDVETTVRADTSTGSDINLRLSGKGGSLQNDQLRQTANPGSLYGKTGIQIQLGSDGAYEGTHFDAGQGSLKLLADGNLGLEQANDKQQSQLKQLDGSAWAKGGNNPLDTSLELRGYLDHATLDTTDSQARIATIDAKGDVQLQAGGTLELAGARIGSNSAKVANISLHGNDALAAKAATDSHTAHGKLLGGGVELLGNSTAAGKGGGVGGHVSIGHTEERSTSSSAAQWSTTGKLTASSAGANADAVHLQGVKASAAEVDISASNGGVLIEATSNTEQRNNQEITAGAGVSGAPGATSEQSTRGLYARAEANIDRRDNLTYANSEWRAKHITLNSLTDTRLEGVRMEAEAIEGKIGGDLRVASRQDRINTLKVDADARLSQEKNPQGYINAATALAGPFAGKVEKQVGPLVQTADPKLSPTFKLDIEHTQRDSVTSQSLLSGRDGVTLMVGGETALSGARVQAAHDKVELGNGPISQETLNGRDYRRAVNVNASNAPVDLISGLIEHYSSANSGEGENAVDLGLVSTSGHDRRTVLASSLISKSSN; encoded by the coding sequence ATGATGTCCGAACAAACCTTCGAGCGAATCAGCCCCAATTACCTGCGCTGGATAATTGCCTTGTGCCTGCTCACTCCCTACGTCAGCCTGGCCGAGAATGGCCTGCAGGCCGCAGCCGGTGCTAGCGGTACCGCGTTGATCAATAACCAGCATGGCGTGCCGGTAATCAACATTGTTGCGCCCAATGCAGGCGGCCTTTCACACAATCAATTTCTCGACTACAACGTCAACACGCCAGGCGTGGTGCTCAACAACGCCGTGCAGGCCGGACAATCGCAACTGGCCGGGGCTTTGGCTGCCAACCCGCAATTTCAAGGCCAGGCCGCCTCGACCATCCTCAACGAAGTCATCAGCCGCAACGCCTCGCGCATCGAGGGCCCACAGGAAATTTTCGGCAGCCGCGCGGACTACATACTGGCCAATCCTAATGGCATCACACTCAATGGCGGCACGTTTATCAATACCACTCGCGCAGGCTTTCTGGTCGGCAGCCCCGAAGTCGACGGGCAAAGCATCAAGCACTTTGATACCCGCAACGCCACTGGCACCCTGCAAGTGCTTCGAGGTGGCCAGAGCAACCTGGAAGGAGCGCTCGACCTGATTGCACCCCGCGTTGACAACCGGGGTTCACTTGTGGCGCGCGACGATCTGAATCTTACCGTGGGCCGAAATCTTGTCCGCAGCACCGACCAACAGGTAATCGATCATCGTGCGGCGCCAACCTCGAGCGTCGATGCCAGCTTGTTTGGGGCTATGCAGGCTGGGCGAATCAGAATTCTCAGTACCGCAGAAGGCGCTGGCGTGCGGATGGCTGACACCCAACTGCGTGCTCGCGACGGAATAAGCATTCAATCCCAGGGCGGGCTGGCAATCAGCGGCACGCAAAACAAGCGCAGCGTGCTCAATACCGAGCATGGCGCGGTAACACTGAATGCCGCAGAGAACCTCAGTTTGTCTGCCGTAGAAGTCAAAGGGCAGCAGATTTTGGCCAAGGCAGGCAGCAACCTGACCCTCGATACCCGCATGCACCAAGCGCTGAGCCGTGAGCACGAAAACCGTGAAGAAAAGTGGTGGTTCGTTCCTACCGAAACCTACAACCGAGAAGTCACCCACACCGCGCGCAAGCATCTTGCCAGTCAATTGCAGGCCAGTGAAAACATCGATCTGCAAGCAGGTAAAGACATCAGTCTGGTTGCGGCCACCGTGCAGGCCAAAGGAGACCTGAGCGTCCTCGCGGGGAGCACGCTGAACATCATTGCCGCGACTGACAGCCAGCAGGTTGACGAACAGATTCACCATCGCAAACACCTTTGGCGCGGGGATCAGGACACCCGTCAATATAAGGAAAACGCCAAGCCCAGCGAGCTCTCCGGCCAGCAGATATCCCTCGTATCGGCAGGGCCTACCCAGGTGCTTGGCAGTAGCCTTTCCAGCAAAGGTGACACCAACATAAAAGCTGGCACCCTGGAGGTTGCCGAAACCACCCTGAACAACAGCATGCATGCAAAAGGTTATCGAGGAGACCTGGCTTCGGGCACTTTCTTCGGCACCAACGAGCAATCCGATGGCAACGGCCAAAACGCCAGCGGCAGTTCCATTCACGCCGGTGGCGCGTTAACCGTGGCTGCGCAGCAGGTGCAGATCAAAGGCTCCAAGGTGAACAGTCTGGGCGACGCGCTGGTGCTCAGCGAAAAAGGATTGCTGACAGTCGACGCAGCTCAAAGCCAGACTTCCCTCAATCAGCGCGCAAGCAACAGCAAGCTGTTCGGGTTGATCAAAGAACAGCGCGAACAGCAAGAGCAACGCAAGGAAGTACTGACCAGTGACGTTGCGTCACAAAGTAACCTGCGCCTGGCCAGCGCCGATGAACTGCGGATACTGGGGGCCAAGATCGATGCCGGACAGCAACTACAGCTACAGGCTAAAAAGGACATCACCGTCGGCACCGCTGAGCAATCGCAGAGCCTGAGCGTCCGCCAGCAAAACAAAGGTTTCACTGCCAGTGCCAGCCAGACCCAGGACGCCGCCGACGGTAAACCCGACTCTCATCAATACAACGCCTCGGTAGGCTACAACGTCAGCACAACCGAAAGCACTCGCGCCGATAAAAAGCAGATTGCCAGCGCCCTGACGGGCGCACAGGTGAAAATCAACGGCCAAAGCGACGTCAATATCAAGGGCTCGAGCATCAGTGCAACCGCTGGAGACCTGCAGGTCGATGCGCAGGACATCAACCTTGTGGCAGCACATGACCAGCAGTCACAAAAGACCAGCACTCGCGATGACGGTGGGGGGCTCTCTGTCAGCGGAGGTATCGATAAACTGGGTAGCGCGTTTGACGGTTATCACAAGCAAAAGGACCTAGAGGAGCACTCGAGCCAGGCGCAGCGCAGCAGCCTGCAAAGCAACAAAGACTTGCGTGTGGCAACCGGCACAATGGTCAACGAGGGCGCGGTTGTGACGGCCGGTCAGGGGCTGGCACTGAACACCGGCACCTTGCAAAACCGTGCAGTAGATGACACCCAGACCAGCAGCAAGACCGAACAGAACTGGCAGGCAAGCCTGGGCGCCAGTGTTGCCTACCGCGGCCTGACCCGTCCTATCGAAAATCTGATCAAGGGCGAAGAAGCCAGTCGATTCCAGCAGGCTTCTATCGAAGACGCCTTGGCGCCTCCGGCAATAGGCGCTGAACTTGAGTTCAAGCATCTGAACCGTGAGGAGATCAGCCAGACCACCACTGCTCAGGTCGCCCAGTTGAACGCTGGTGGCATCGATATCAAATCCGACACAATCGAGGATACCGGCACTCAATACCGCGCCGCGCAGGGGCCATTGTCAATTCAGGCACAGAACCATCGCTTCGCCGCCGCCCAGAACAGCAGCGCGAACAGTGTCCGACGCCTGGATGTAGAGACCACTGTACGCGCCGATACCAGCACAGGCAGCGATATCAACCTGCGCCTTTCGGGCAAGGGCGGCTCTTTGCAAAATGATCAACTCAGGCAGACGGCCAACCCCGGCAGCCTGTACGGAAAGACGGGTATCCAGATACAACTGGGCAGCGACGGTGCCTACGAGGGCACGCACTTCGACGCAGGCCAAGGCTCTTTGAAGCTGTTGGCCGACGGCAACCTGGGCCTGGAGCAGGCCAACGACAAACAGCAGAGCCAGCTGAAACAGCTCGACGGTAGCGCTTGGGCCAAGGGGGGCAACAATCCCTTGGATACGAGCCTGGAGCTGCGAGGCTACCTCGATCACGCCACGCTCGACACTACCGATAGCCAGGCCAGGATCGCCACAATCGACGCCAAGGGCGACGTGCAGTTGCAGGCAGGTGGAACACTTGAACTGGCAGGGGCCCGCATTGGCAGCAACAGTGCCAAAGTCGCAAATATCAGCTTGCACGGCAACGATGCATTGGCAGCCAAGGCCGCCACGGACTCCCACACCGCTCACGGCAAGTTGTTAGGAGGCGGCGTTGAGCTGCTGGGCAATAGCACTGCCGCTGGCAAGGGCGGCGGAGTCGGTGGTCACGTGAGCATTGGTCACACTGAAGAGCGCAGCACCAGCAGCAGTGCAGCTCAATGGTCGACCACAGGCAAACTGACAGCGAGCAGTGCCGGGGCAAACGCCGACGCCGTGCATTTACAAGGTGTAAAGGCCTCGGCAGCAGAAGTCGACATCAGCGCCAGCAATGGTGGCGTACTCATCGAGGCGACCAGCAATACCGAGCAGCGCAATAACCAGGAAATTACCGCAGGTGCTGGGGTCAGCGGCGCACCTGGCGCAACCTCCGAGCAATCCACTCGTGGGTTGTATGCCCGGGCAGAAGCGAACATTGATCGACGCGACAACCTGACTTATGCAAACAGCGAGTGGCGGGCCAAACACATCACCCTCAATAGCCTGACCGACACTCGCCTGGAAGGTGTACGCATGGAAGCCGAAGCTATAGAGGGCAAGATTGGCGGTGATCTTCGCGTTGCCAGTCGCCAGGACCGGATCAACACCTTGAAGGTGGATGCCGACGCACGCCTTAGCCAGGAAAAAAACCCGCAAGGCTACATCAACGCCGCTACCGCCCTGGCTGGGCCATTTGCCGGTAAGGTGGAAAAACAGGTTGGGCCCTTGGTTCAGACCGCCGACCCGAAGCTGTCGCCGACATTCAAGCTCGACATCGAACACACCCAGCGTGACAGCGTGACCAGTCAAAGCCTGCTCAGTGGCCGTGACGGCGTAACCTTGATGGTCGGTGGCGAAACCGCGCTTTCAGGTGCCCGGGTACAGGCAGCCCATGACAAGGTCGAACTCGGCAACGGTCCGATTAGCCAGGAAACCCTGAATGGTCGAGACTACCGTCGCGCCGTAAACGTCAACGCTTCAAATGCCCCAGTGGATCTGATCAGCGGCTTGATCGAGCACTACAGCTCGGCGAACAGCGGCGAAGGCGAAAACGCCGTCGACCTTGGTCTGGTCAGCACCAGCGGCCATGACCGCAGGACCGTTCTGGCATCGAGCTTGATCAGCAAATCCAGCAATTGA